The Elusimicrobiales bacterium DNA segment GTCCGCCATTTCCGGCGGAGCCGGCGTTTTGCCGCAGGCGATTGCCGACGCCGCCAGCGCCTTCATTCCGAACTCCGCCGCGCGGAGGCGGAATTTTTCCCAGTTGAAATCCTTTGCCGCTATAAACGCGAAATCCCTGCGCGCCCGGGGCGGAAACCCGCCCTGGTGCAGCATGGCGTGCGCGACGACATGCAAAGCCATGTCCTCCGCAGAGGGAACAAGCAGCCGCCCGTTTTCGCTTTCAGCCCATTGCGCCTCCGCGCGCAGCGCGGCGTAATCCGCGTGCCAGAGTTCCGTATGCAGATCCGCTATGGCACGGCCTTTGCCGTAAGCCTGAAACACCCCGTCCAGTTTCCGGTAACCCAGCCGGGCCAGCGCGCGGCGCGCCGCGGTCCTGTTCTCCGGGCTTACAATGACGTCTAAATCGCTCATGGTGCGCTCGTGCGGCCCGCACATTCCGCGCGCCAGCAGAGCCGCGCCCTTGAGAAAAATAACATCAAAACCGCCGCGCGCGCACTCGCGCGACAGCAAATCCGCCTCCCGCATAAGCAGGATATTGCGGGCGGCGGTGTTATAGTCTGTCATCTTTTTTGGCGAAAGAGGCGGTGAATTCGCGGTTTTTTGAAAGCGCGGCGAAACAGGAGACAACTGCCGCTCCGTCTTTAAGCCACAGCACGGAGTCTGAAAGCGCGGCCGCGCTCATGCGGTGGGATATTACAAGCAGCCCCATGCCGGGATAGCCGGCGCGGATTGCGCGCATGATTTCAATCTCAAGCGGCTCCTCCAGCGAAGAGAGCGCCTCGTCCATCACAAGCAGCGCGGGTTTTGCTGCCAGCGCGCGCGCCAGCGCGACCCGCTGCCTCTGCCCGCGGGAAAGCCGCGAGCCGGCTTCGCCGGCTGCCGTATTGTATCCCTGCGGAAGCGTTTCCGCCAACACCGCGACTGCGGCGGTGGCGCATGCCAGAGGCGCGTTCGCGGCATCCGCGCCGCAGCAGAGAATATTCTCCATTATGGTTCCGTCGCAAAGCATGGGGTCCTGCAGCGCGGCGGAAATGTGTTCAGACGGGATGAGCCCGCATATATCCTCTCCGCCCAGCGTTACAACTCCGGCGCGCGGCTTGTAAAGCCCCAGCGCCAGGAGCGCCAACGTGGTCTTCCCCGCGCCGGAGACACCCGCCACCGCCAAATGCCCGCCTTCCGGCAGGCTGAAGCTGATTTCGCGCAGCACATCTGCTCCGTCGTAGCCGAAGGCGACCCGTTCAAAGCACAGCGCGCCTCCGGAGGGGTGCGGGCGCGGCCCATCCGTGCGGCGCGGCTGGCCGGATAATTTATCAAGCCGGCGGCAGGCGGCGGCGCCCTCCGCTGTTTCGGCGGACAGGGCGGCGGCCTCGCCCTGGGCTGAGATAAGCTGCGCCGTATAGGCCATCACCGCGGCCAGCTGCCCGGCGGAAAGGCCGCCTTTTGCCACCAGCCACATCCCCGTCAGCGAGACCGCGCCGAATGCGCATTTCACCGCCAGATTGAGCGAAACCTGGCGTTTTATGCGCGACAGAGCGAGAGCGCGCTCGGCCCGCAGATACCGCGCCGTTTTCAGGGCAAAACGGTTCGCCTCGCGCCTTTCCGCGCCGAAAACCTTGACCGCCAGCATTCGCGGCAGCGTTTCCTGAAGGCAGGAATAAACCGCCATGTGCGTTTGGTCCCGCAGAAGTATGGCGTCGTCCGCCGCCCTGCGCCACAGGCGCGAATGCGCGTAAACCAGCAGAGAGGCCGCAGCGCCCGCCGCCGCCAGCCGCCATTCCATGACGGCCACTATCAGAAATGTAAAAGCCAGCCGTGCCGCCAGCAGCAGCGCGGCGCGCGGGACTTCCGTCGCAAAGACAACCGCCGCGTCCGCATCGTTGAGCAGCGAGAATGCGCCGTCGCCGGATTTATGGCGGCGCAGCCAGTCCAGGCTCTGGCAGTAGAAGCCGCGCGCGAACTTGAGATGCAGCCGCAGCGCCGCTGCGCCGGAGAGTTTTTCCTGCGTCCATTCCCGCATGGCGGAGGCCAGTTCGGCAAGCAAAAAAATCAGCGCGCCGGCGACGCCCACCGCCAGAAACGTTCTCATGCTTTGCGGCAGCAGGGCCTTGTCAACGAACACTTCAAGCAGGTACGGCTTTACAAGCCCCAGCCCCAGCTCCAGCGCCGAAAAAGCCAGCACGGCGGCAAACGCGCGCCCGGAGGGCATGGCGTAGCCCATGAAACGCAGCAGCAGATTCAGCCTTTCGCGCACAATGCCTCCGCGGAGCGGCAGCAGTAGTCAACGGGTTTCTGCGGCGAACCCGTCTCCAGAATTGCCATTCCCGGACACCACATGCATTCATTTCTCATGCGGCAGACGGAACAGGGGGAGGGCAGCCTGTCAAGGCGGCGTGCCGCCGCCAGCAGAATTTTTCTGCAATGCGCCACTCCGCGCTTTAGCAGGCTTGAGGCGGGTTTGCGGATGAAGCCGCACAGGAACATCTCGCCGCGCGGATTGAGATGGATGGAATTGCACGCTGCCGCCGCGCATCGGAACAGCCCGCCGCCGCGCCGCAGGCGCGGCGGCCCGGGGTTGCCGCGCTCAAGACAGGCAAGCTGCTCCGGCGAAAGCCTCAGCCTGCAGGGGGACAGGCTGCCATCCAGTCCCGGAAACAGTTTTACCGACGGATTGTAACGCAGGCCCAGGGCTTGCGCATACCGTTTTATTTCCCGCCGCGCGGCAAAATTCTCCGACATAAGCTGCGTTTTCAGTTTAACGGCAATCCCCGCCGCCAGCGCGCGCCTTATTCCGGCGTCAACCGCGCGGAACGCGCCGGGCGTTCCGGCCAGCCTGTCAAAAAGCTCCGGTTCCGCGGCGTTGACAGTGATTTCAAGCGCAAACGGCGGTCGTTTTGCCAGCCGTTTCACCGTTTCCGGCGCAAGCAGCGTGCCGCTTGTGAATATCGTTATTATAAACCCCAGCGATTTCGCGTAATCGTATATTTCCGGGAAATCCGGCCTTGACAGCGGATCTCCTCCGGTGAGGCAGAGCCACAAAACCCCGGCGGCGGCAAGCTTGTCCAGACATTGCCGGACCTCTGCGGGATTCATGCCTGCTTCACCCGCAAAACAGGAGCAGTAGCAGTGCGCGCATTTGAGCGGGCAGCGGTATGTGAGTTCAAACTGGCAGGCAGGCGCTTCCCCGCGCAAATGCGCGGCGAGGCTGAATTTGCGGTATGCAATCTCTCTCATAATCCGCGGATAAAATCCAGGGCTTTCCGTCTTGGGGCGAAATGCAGCGCGAACGCGCGGACCGCTCCGGACAATTTCTGCATGAAGCCCAGCTGGTTTTCCTGAAGCCGCCTGTCCCAGAAAACCGGAAACAGCGCGGGGTATAGCCGCATAAACGTTTCCGGGGCGGAGAGAGGGACCGCATATTCGGTTCTCCCGTGCCGTATGAAAAACAGCGATGATATTTTGACAGGCCGGGT contains these protein-coding regions:
- a CDS encoding nucleotidyltransferase family protein — its product is MTDYNTAARNILLMREADLLSRECARGGFDVIFLKGAALLARGMCGPHERTMSDLDVIVSPENRTAARRALARLGYRKLDGVFQAYGKGRAIADLHTELWHADYAALRAEAQWAESENGRLLVPSAEDMALHVVAHAMLHQGGFPPRARRDFAFIAAKDFNWEKFRLRAAEFGMKALAASAIACGKTPAPPEMADKFALAPLQRPMLALFLRAARGDGGVMYEYILPAAYKPALVWRAAFPPAHVLEEKMKASPVLRRVARPLNVLLRACRRIFESYGRGVVSL
- a CDS encoding ABC transporter ATP-binding protein, encoding MRERLNLLLRFMGYAMPSGRAFAAVLAFSALELGLGLVKPYLLEVFVDKALLPQSMRTFLAVGVAGALIFLLAELASAMREWTQEKLSGAAALRLHLKFARGFYCQSLDWLRRHKSGDGAFSLLNDADAAVVFATEVPRAALLLAARLAFTFLIVAVMEWRLAAAGAAASLLVYAHSRLWRRAADDAILLRDQTHMAVYSCLQETLPRMLAVKVFGAERREANRFALKTARYLRAERALALSRIKRQVSLNLAVKCAFGAVSLTGMWLVAKGGLSAGQLAAVMAYTAQLISAQGEAAALSAETAEGAAACRRLDKLSGQPRRTDGPRPHPSGGALCFERVAFGYDGADVLREISFSLPEGGHLAVAGVSGAGKTTLALLALGLYKPRAGVVTLGGEDICGLIPSEHISAALQDPMLCDGTIMENILCCGADAANAPLACATAAVAVLAETLPQGYNTAAGEAGSRLSRGQRQRVALARALAAKPALLVMDEALSSLEEPLEIEIMRAIRAGYPGMGLLVISHRMSAAALSDSVLWLKDGAAVVSCFAALSKNREFTASFAKKDDRL
- a CDS encoding radical SAM protein, whose translation is MREIAYRKFSLAAHLRGEAPACQFELTYRCPLKCAHCYCSCFAGEAGMNPAEVRQCLDKLAAAGVLWLCLTGGDPLSRPDFPEIYDYAKSLGFIITIFTSGTLLAPETVKRLAKRPPFALEITVNAAEPELFDRLAGTPGAFRAVDAGIRRALAAGIAVKLKTQLMSENFAARREIKRYAQALGLRYNPSVKLFPGLDGSLSPCRLRLSPEQLACLERGNPGPPRLRRGGGLFRCAAAACNSIHLNPRGEMFLCGFIRKPASSLLKRGVAHCRKILLAAARRLDRLPSPCSVCRMRNECMWCPGMAILETGSPQKPVDYCCRSAEALCAKG